Genomic DNA from Anguilla anguilla isolate fAngAng1 chromosome 17, fAngAng1.pri, whole genome shotgun sequence:
CAGCCCTTTAAATTATATTacggggggttttttttttttttggtaggttTTTTTGTGGTGCACTCTTCTGCAGCGGCTGATTTCAGAGTTCTCTCACCACTCGTATTCCCATGTGTGCAAAGTGAAAATTTCCCAACTGCAGCACAAACTCATGCTGTAATTACCATATCTTAGCCTAGCCCGAGCTCAAGCAGCATTCCTCTCGGAGTAGCACGCAGTCGTAAGCAGGTATCTCCTGGCCAGGGGTCTGTATGAGGCCACACAGAAACCCCAATATTTCTTTAGTACACACGAACTGTGGGCTGAGCGCACTTTAAATGGATGTCTGAACAGAAAGGGGCAGGACAGCAGACCAGGGCGGTTGTGCATGGCtatgcatgccccccccccccccccccccccccgggttcgTCTGTGTCCCGGGTCTCTTGGTAACCCCTGGGACAGCGTTCTGGGGACACCCCTGAGCCCACCCAAAATGGAATCGCACAGTGAAATGAGGCATGTCTTCAAACATCtgcctactctctctctctctcacgcacgcacacactttccctttccctctctgaaacacacgcatgcatccaacaacaaaaaaaaaaaagatcaaaacaaaaatatttggatATGTTTTgctaatgcaaaaatatttgccTTTTGTCACTCACTTAAATTCTTTAGTGGGAATAAAacttcacaaaacatttcagtccGAAAACGAGATTTTAAAACAATCCCTCTATTTTTTACCCCTCtatacacataaaatatatatgtatatagttaaatatattttaaaaatatgtcagtCTTTTTCCGTCCCGTTTCTTTACAGTCTTCAGTAACCTCTACTCTCTCCTGGAATCCATGGCAATGTTACATACAAAGAAATaagcacaaatgttttttaaaaaatttttaaaggaaaaaaaagaaagaaaattaaacaaaaaccaaaaaaaaaaaattataatcaaaCTTAAGAAAAAATGGTCAATTTTGTGGTCGATACGTGAACTtgggtggtggggagggagaggtcaGGGGGGTTTGGGAATTCtttctgacagacagagagagtgactgacagacagactgacagatggATCCACCCAGCTCTGTAGGGCATACGGCCAGCGGGGCTCCTGGAGCCCCTGGCCTCTCTAGTGTTGCTCAGCAGAGGGCAGAATACAATCCCACATCGCAGCCGTACGCCGATACATTCAAAATCAGGACAGTGTTTATCATACatgctggccccgcccccttccccccgctgGCCCCTCCCATGGCCCCTCCCGCCCACCCGTCGGGCCCCACCCTCTCGTAAGGGAATGTGTTCTGTCGATTTGGAGAGGGGAAGGGCCGACAAGCACCTCTGAGGGGGCTAACCGACCCCCCCAAGCACTGCGCAGAATGGACCCGCTTTATAAGCCGgcctggaggggggcgggggggggggggccgcagACTCTGCTCAAGGGGTGGGTTAATCTCTACctctgttttaaaataaacatcatCACCCATCATcccacccactcccctcccccccaagcaGGGACATCTCAACTCCGGGTCACATGATTGGCTTTGGGTGGGGGTAGGGATGGGGTGCTATGGGAGATGGGGTGTGTACACAGgaaagtgggagggggagggggaggggggggagggtcactTACTAAAACAAAGTGCTGCCGTCTCCACCCACTCCCTGCAGAGACTCGTTGGAGGCCCCCGCCTCCGCAGAAGCCGCCGCCTCCAAGCCCCCCGCCTCGAACCCATGCTCCCCGCCCATCCCGTCCGCCTCCATCTTGACCGTGTCGGGCAGGAAGCTGGAGTAGGCGTCGCCCTCCGCCATCAGCAGCTTCAGCTTGGGgatccagctcttccgcaccacGCGCCGCGCGTTGGTGCACATGTCCGCCGCGATGGCGTTCATCTCGCTCTCCTTGAAGCTCGTGGCGAAGTTCTGACAGTAGACTGCGAGGTGAAGAGCAaaggacgagagagagagagagagagagagagagagagggggagagagagagagagagagagagagagagagagagagagagagagccagagagagagagagagtcaactGCACAATCACCAGAAGACAAAGCAAGTTATTGGGTAAGAGGCGCTAGCACTTGACTCGAGTTCAGGACCGTCTCTCTCCGGTCCGTGCGCTGTGTTTaagcagcttgtgtgtgtgtgtgtgtaccctacTCAGCCGCATTCAGTGGGCTTAGCGTCTACACGTTATTCTTGAATGCCTTTTTCAAGGTAACAGCAGAGCTGCGTAATGATGCCgccgcgcgtgcgtgtgtgcatgtctgcgcaGGCCTGCGCGTGCCCATGCGCGTTTCCATCGCGTGCTTCGGTGCAGCGCTGACGCGCGCGGCGTTCGGGAGGCCCACTCACACTTGACTGCGTGCAGCACTCTGCTGTCCAGCGGCTTGCGGCTCGGGTCGTTGGTGGAGGAGCGGATCCCTGTGCCGCAGCTGTTAGCCAGCGTGTTCCTGTGGGACGGACAGCAGGTCagactctcacacgcacacacacacaggctaacaCAGTAACCTTACCTATcagcagtttctctctctcttaaagaTAACTAGGCAAAGCTTCCAGAATGTTTCCCTTTTTCTAGTGTTGATTTACAGTTAGTTTTTCAGACCACAGACTCCCCCAGAGTCCAAAATGGCACACCGGTGTTATTGAGCATTATATGGTGTACTGCCGGGTATTTATAACGACAGAATGGCCATGTGCATAAGCCTGCATATCAAGGGTTCAATGTTCCATTGCAAAAATTGCAATAGTTTGAGGCATAAAAACATGCCAGCCATTATGGGTGATGAAGCCGTGACAACAGGAGGAGAAGTGAGGCTAATTTCATTAAAACCAGCCCACTGGCATTCACCAGAAAGTGTTAAAATGGCCAGGTGGGGCCAGGTGAGGTGGGTGAGGCcaggggaggtgggtggggccaGGTGAGGTGGGTGGGGCAGGATTAAAGTGAGGTGGGGCAATGGCACTGACCTGTCGAAGAAAGACGCCAACAATCTCCTCAGTAGTACTTTGTGTCGAGTCCCTGCGCTCACGTGACAGTTCATCAGCTGGGCTCGAGTGATGAAGACGCTGGTGCCTGCaggggtgcacacacacacacacacacacacacacacacacacacacaaacacacaaacacacaaacacacaaacacacacacacacgcacacacgcacatgcacgcacgcacgtacacacacacacgcacatgtgcacacacacacaatcacatgcacacacgcacacacacacacacgtgcacacacacacatacacacacacgcacgcacacacacgcacgcacacacacacacacaatcacacgcacacacacaccgcgttAAACTCCTTTATGAATTGCAAGCCGATGATGGCTGGACACTAGGTGGCAGTTTCATGCAGCCCGTGCGATCATTGAGAGGTGCATTCAGACTGATGATAATGGCCGGGCTGGTGAAAACGGGCCAGTAATCACAGGACCGTAATTATCACCGCGTAACGTCAGATCCCCAGTCTGCTGAAAAAGTCCATCACAGCCACCGCCTGCCGTGGCCCTAACGCTACCGAAACGATGTACTGAACCTGCGTTTCAGTCAGTACGAAtgttaaaagtgaaaataaatattttaaacatatctTTCAAAAAAATCAGTGAGGCTGACCTGAGACTAGCTCCAGCTTCTCCGCGGGGTCTCCCTCCTCGTACAGTTTAGGGTGGCAGCGGTTGCCGATCTGGGTGATGAGCTCGGCGGGCAGCGAGGCCAGTTCCTGCCGCACGCGCATCCTCCCCCGGGTGTCcgaggtcatgtgatcaggcaGGGCGTCCACGCGCTCGCCGGCCGCTGCGAACGGAGAAAGAGCCGTCAATCAACTtccatcttcacccttcccacCCTTCAGCCCTCCCCGCATCACCAGCTGCCCCCAAGCCTCCACACCTACAACTCCCGCCTCATCTgtaaccccacccacataaACTGCAACCCCTCCTACTCTAACCCAAAACTGTCCCACTCTCACAAAACCCCTCCCATTCTCAGccctctggccccgccctcacctgcCGCCCCCACGTTGAGCATGCTGTACATGGTGTACATGTTGCAGATCTGCCGGTACTGCTCCTCTGTGCCGTCGTCGgggacctcctcctcctcctcgtcgtcGTGGAAGGAGGTGGGGGAGTCGCTGGTGTAGGCGCTCAGGTTGCCGGGGCTGGTGCTCTCAGAGGTGGCGTTGTTGCTGTTCCCGTTGGTGCCCCCGCCTCCGTGggcgccccctgccccgccctgcggCTGAATGGCGCTGCCCCTGGCCGACTCCTGCGAGAAGCGGGCGGCCTTGCgcatgcccccgccccctcccccgcccgagcctccgcccccctcccggctgcccccctcccacagtcTCTTGGCCACGGGGGTGCAGACCACCGAGTAAGAAGAGCCCTCCTGCTGCTCCATCTTGACGcgggacaccagggggagcgggGTCAGGCAGGAGGCGGGGCGGCCGGCCCCCGTGGCGGCCCCTCCCGCCGCCCCcgcgcccccagccccgcccccggaggTCTGCGTGACGGGGCTCTGGGGCTCGGAGGGCGGGGTCTCCTCGGCGTGCAGCCCCTGCGAGTCGCAGCTGGGGGAGCTGACCTTGAGGAAGAACTCGGTGCCCTTCTCCATGATCTGCTGGATCTGCAGGAAGCCGGCCGTGTACATGAGCAGGAACTGGTCGCCCACGTTCATGCTGAGCCGGCCCGTGTAGCAGAAGGACAGGATCTGCTGGAAGCTCTGCGGCTGCACGGCCGGGGGCAGCTCCACCACCGCGCTCTTGCTCCCCGAGTTGAAGAGGTCCCGGAAGTAGGAGCTGCTGGCCGCCAGCACGGCGCGGTGGGCCTTGAAGGCGTGGCCCTTGACCACCACCGACACGTCGCAGTACAGGCCCTGCAGCCGCTGCTCGTTCAGACACTCCAGCACGCTGTTGCCGAAGTTGGGGATGGCCATCTGCAGCGTCTGAGCCATGGCGCTACGCCCGGCACCTCTCTATCTGCGCACAATGGGGAGGAAGGAGGCGGGGGAAGAAGGTCAGGCCCGGCCCGGCACAACTGCACAGACAGAAACGGCTCCACCGAGCCACAGACCTTTCAGCCGCTACCGAGTCTTACTGGACCACCTGGCTTCCAGTGAAACCTGGAGTGGCTCAACCTGCTGATCAATGGGAGCGCAGTCTACCTTTCCTGCAACACGGCACTCTCCTCTGACTGAACAGCACCAACACAACTGCACTGAGAACAGGAGGTGtgaacatatgcacacaaagacacgtACACACCTAAGACAGGGATTCTGAAGGTAACAGTGTACCTAATCCATTCACCTGAACTTTCTCATGAGTAGGAGCAACAGAAAACTGGCAGGTACCCGGAGATTATAATGGTGATCGCACACATCACACCAAAAGCACGTTAGGAGGACAGCGCCTCCGCGCTGCACAGAGCAGCCTGTTTACACAACACACCCTCAAACCAAATCATTCTGTGGGTTGAAAGCACGCCGcctgtttattttcagaggGGAAATGAATCGAGTAACAAAGACATTTGCATGATTACTTCTGAAACTAATTTTAAGAgaagcacacactgcagaatcCAAAATTACAAtgaccaaaatgtaaaaaaattaacacaGTGAGGAACAAAGCATTGTTTGGTCAAATCCAGGACCAAGATTCAAAACTTAAAAGCATAGGGGCTATTCTCTCTATATCCCATGAATATCgctttaaatgcatttgcatttgtaatgttaaattaaattatctgGGGGACAAAATGTGTCTGAAATAG
This window encodes:
- the LOC118216566 gene encoding nucleus accumbens-associated protein 1-like — translated: MAQTLQMAIPNFGNSVLECLNEQRLQGLYCDVSVVVKGHAFKAHRAVLAASSSYFRDLFNSGSKSAVVELPPAVQPQSFQQILSFCYTGRLSMNVGDQFLLMYTAGFLQIQQIMEKGTEFFLKVSSPSCDSQGLHAEETPPSEPQSPVTQTSGGGAGGAGAAGGAATGAGRPASCLTPLPLVSRVKMEQQEGSSYSVVCTPVAKRLWEGGSREGGGGSGGGGGGGMRKAARFSQESARGSAIQPQGGAGGAHGGGGTNGNSNNATSESTSPGNLSAYTSDSPTSFHDDEEEEEVPDDGTEEQYRQICNMYTMYSMLNVGAAAAGERVDALPDHMTSDTRGRMRVRQELASLPAELITQIGNRCHPKLYEEGDPAEKLELVSGTSVFITRAQLMNCHVSAGTRHKVLLRRLLASFFDRNTLANSCGTGIRSSTNDPSRKPLDSRVLHAVKFYCQNFATSFKESEMNAIAADMCTNARRVVRKSWIPKLKLLMAEGDAYSSFLPDTVKMEADGMGGEHGFEAGGLEAAASAEAGASNESLQGVGGDGSTLF